A region of Lycium barbarum isolate Lr01 chromosome 3, ASM1917538v2, whole genome shotgun sequence DNA encodes the following proteins:
- the LOC132633217 gene encoding uncharacterized protein LOC132633217 has protein sequence MIAFPQPIHTAAGPAAAVVSRPQRRLRSVCGGGGDRRTPKPSVCTADELHYVPLPNNQWKLALWRYLPSPQRSRRNHPLLLLSGVGTNAIGYDLAPGSSFARYMSGQGFDTWILEVRGAGLSAKNSLEELKEPLQGLRDAAQVSAITSQLREFGHRLGNIVDESQQLITQFTGLQNRFSITLEDFWKQLQLIGKYNWDFDHYLEEDVPTAMDYIRNQSRPKDGKLLAIGHSMGGILLYAMLSQNGYRGKCTELASVITLGSSLDYTTSRSSLKTLIPFVDPAQAVNLPVVPLGALLAAIYPLASYPPYILSWLNPQISAQNMMHPELFERLVLKNFCTIPAKLLSQLSTAFEKGGLRNRSGTFFYKDHLHKINVPVLALAGDRDLICPPEAVYETVKLIPANLATYKVFGEPWGPHYAHYDLVGGRMAYYQVYPRIIEFLSRHDIS, from the exons ATGATAGCGTTTCCTCAACCGATTCACACGGCTGCTGGCCCCGCCGCTGCCGTTGTTAGTCGGCCGCAGCGGCGGCTGAGATCAGTCTGCGGCGGCGGTGGTGATAGAAGGACACCTAAGCCATCGGTTTGTACGGCAGATGAGCTTCATTATGTTCCCCTTCCCAACAATCAATGGAAACTCGCTCTATGGCGCTACTTGCCTTCACCTCAG CGGAGCCGCAGGAATCATCCTCTGTTATTGTTGTCTGGAGTGGGCACTAATGCCATTGGCTATGATCTTGCTCCTGGT TCATCTTTTGCACGATATATGTCTGGGCAAGGATTTGATACTTGGATTCTTGAAGTTCGAGGAGCAGGCTTGAGCGCAAAAAATAGTCTGGAGGAACTAAAGGAGCCTCTCCAAG GTTTACGAGATGCAGCACAAGTTTCTGCCATCACGAGCCAACTAAGGGAATTTGGTCACAGACTTGGAAATATTGTTGATGAAAGTCAACAACTAATCACTCAGTTTACTGGTTTGCAAAACCGCTTTTCTATTACACTAGAAGATTTCTGGAAACAGCTTCAACTGATTGGGAAGTATAACTGGGACTTCGATCATTACTTGGAAGAAGATGTGCCTACAGCG ATGGACTACATAAGGAACCAAAGCAGACCAAAGGATGGAAAGTTGCTCGCTATTGGCCATTCTATGGGAGGTATCTTGCTGTATGCAATGCTCTCACAAAATG GTTACAGAGGGAAGTGCACTGAGTTGGCTTCAGTCATCACTTTGGGTTCATCACTGGACTACACTACTTCACGGTCATCTCTGAAAACGCTTATACCCTTT GTAGATCCTGCACAAGCTGTGAATCTTCCAGTTGTTCCACTCGGAGCATTACTCGCAGCCATCTATCCTCTTGCATCTTATCCTCCGTATATCTTATCATGGTTAAATCCTCAGATATCTGCGCAAAATATGATGCATCCGGAATTGTTTGAGAGGCTTGTCTTGAAAAACTTTT GCACTATTCCTGCTAAACTTCTGTCGCAGCTATCAACAGCCTTTGAAAAGGGGGGACTAAGGAATAGAAGTGGGACTTTCTTTTACAAGGACCATCTTCACAAAATCAATGTGCCTGTTTTAGCTCTTGCAGGAGACAGAGACCTTATTTGTCCTCCTGAAGCTGTGTATG AAACTGTCAAGCTGATTCCTGCGAACTTGGCCACGTATAAGGTTTTTGGTGAACCTTGGGGTCCACACTATGCCCATTATGATCTAGTCGGTGGACGAATG GCATACTATCAAGTATATCCACGTATAATTGAATTCCTTAGTCGACATGATATCTCTTGA
- the LOC132633220 gene encoding uncharacterized protein LOC132633220 gives MAENSTISDQIKYRKPRTQNQQEPQENMDPISSSTRSKPTISSLLLSPFTPTSPTNENSTTPTTPTVFSTKKMNFSTFRGLGCTASSQVSVPAVIRTSADWDNKRVKKKKQKNKNKSGNSAVNVGGDNAVNNPSSSSSSSVPLPLSLTSSCVTVPDVWCGPGIGLTTDATNVDCVVSRRPVSGRGRIESDKVTPRERSTCPVRRMVSPEDNPFLDIESNHGIPRAQVELFASRQHRHSRHGYSEGLAEIVMLQNSLMGGRTDGLDRYRNWRLDVDNMSYEELLELGDRIGYVNTGLREDEIARCVRRTKPFFLSNLSLIRTELERKCTICQEEYEAEDEMGKLDCGHFYHIRCIKQWLSQKNSCPVCKSAAMSNS, from the exons ATGGCAGAAAACTCAACAATTTCAGACCAAATTAAATACAGAAAACCAAGAacacaaaaccaacaagaaccccAAGAAAACATGGATCCAATTTCTTCTTCAACTCGCTCAAAACCCACCATTTCCTCTTTACTTCTATCACCATTTACACCTACAAGTCCCACAAATGAAAACTCAACAACCCCAACTACCCCTACAGTTTTCTCCACTAAAAAAATGAACTTTTCCACATTTCGTGGACTTGGTTGTACTGCATCTTCACAAGTGTCGGTTCCTGCTGTAATTAGAACTTCAGCTGACTGGGATAACAAGAGGGTCAAGAAGAAAAAacagaaaaacaaaaacaaatctgGTAATTCTGCTGTTAATGTTGGTGGTGATAACGCTGTTAATAACCCgtcttcgtcttcttcttcatcagtgcCGTTACCGTTATCTTTAACGTCGAGTTGTGTGACTGTACCTGATGTTTGGTGTGGTCCTGGAATTGGATTAACTACTGATGCTACTAATGTTGATTGTGTTGTTTCAAGAAGACCTGTTTCTGGTAGAGGAAGAATTGAAAGTGATAAAGTTACGCCTAGAGAG CGATCTACATGTCCTGTGCGGAGAATGGTGAGCCCAGAAGACAACCCTTTTCTGGACATAGAAAGTAACCATGGTATACCACGTGCGCAAGTAGAATTATTTGCATCTAGGCAGCATCGACATTCTCGCCATGGTTATTCGGAAGGGCTTGCAGAG ATTGTGATGCTTCAAAATAGTCTCATGGGAGGAAGAACAGATGGTCTTGATCGATACCGGAACTGGAGACTTGACGTGGATAACATGTCGTATGAG GAATTGCTGGAACTTGGTGATAGAATTGGATATGTCAACACAGGATTGAGAGAAGACGAGATAGCTCGATGTGTTAGAAGAACCAAGCCCTTCTTTTTGAGTAATTTATCTCTCATCCGCACAGAATTGGAAAGGAAGTGCACCATCTGTCAG GAGGAATATGAGGCCGAGGATGAGATGGGAAAGCTGGATTGTGGACACTTCTATCACATTCGTTGCATAAAGCAGTGGCTGAGTCAAAAAAATAGTTGCCCCGTTTGTAAATCTGCAGCTATGTCTAACAGCTAG
- the LOC132633216 gene encoding RNA polymerase II degradation factor 1-like, which translates to MDPPPIPCHITATPIVTNIAQQNYPDSASSSPRSRQNDTWDQESLPPVPGAKLRLMCSYGGHIIPRPHDKCLCYVGGDTRIVVADRHSSLSDLQTRLSHTLLNGRGFSLKYQLPNEDLDSLVSVTTDEDLENMIEEYDRAMSASPLKPSRLRLFLFLAKPETAASMGCLLADSKSETWFVDALNNASLLSRGLSDSAAVDNFLEIETIPKSDSGVNLDQAQNESLAANNRQMEKTPLIQEVQSTMPDSPMVETTSSFESSVSSPSMPNLPPIKVREDGQMTARFHDQMLGLDEQFSNAQKLDNGYIHVAAQAATPPLPTVIGGAAVMSSATLVNAAPATGENHGRVISDDEKSDHSALSARRKPPLPLQPIQRKVGDGYNLPSPDSKHAGGYNLQSPDSVASDSSIASGTSFSKHTVYQDAPPATGRETRVAPAVTDPKNNVMDYNSQIQMQQQVQDSVAMQVPQQNQQQQQQQQFVPANAHYIQHTATGPVAYYQMYAPPTQQPLHQQMDQQYQMYYVPVPQTQPYSMTVQSNIADANAATASSQQQTPPNPTTLSPSAMFKEALPPIYPARTVQSTKPEMPANVYRTATQANPTVVQVPQSQFHQQYYGVPQVPSPSQQMAAVSNGAANFGYEYSHPMHEQVYYTQQTAPPLPSQYQTMTPTTAVLLSAQIAAENTTAQNRNS; encoded by the exons ATGGATCCTCCACCTATTCCTTGCCATATCACTGCCACTCCCATAGTTACCAATATTGCCCAACAAAACTATCCAGATTCTGCAAGCTCCTCTCCGCGCTCCCGGCAAAATGATACGTGGGACCAGGAGTCTCTGCCACCTGTCCCCGGTGCAAAACTCCGCCTCATGTGTAGCTATGGGGGTCACATCATTCCCCGTCCACACGATAAGTGCCTATGTTATGTTGGTGGTGACACCCGCATTGTGGTTGCTGACCGTCATTCCTCCCTCTCCGATCTTCAAACTCGCCTTTCCCATACTCTCCTCAATGGTAGGGGATTTTCCCTCAAGTATCAGCTCCCTAATGAAGATCTTGATTCCCTTGTATCTGTCACAACTGATGAAGACTTGGAAAACATGATCGAAGAATATGATCGTGCAATGTCAGCTTCGCCTTTGAAACCTTCTCGTCTTCGTTTGTTTCTTTTTCTTGCCAAACCTGAGACTGCTGCTTCCATGGGTTGCCTCCTTGCTGATTCCAAATCCGAAACGTGGTTTGTCGATGCTCTCAACAATGCTAGCTTGCTCTCCAGAGGGCTTTCTGATTCAGCAGCTGTAGATAATTTCCTGGAAATTGAAACCATTCCGAAAAGTGATTCTGGTGTAAACCTGGATCAGGCTCAGAATGAGTCCTTGGCTGCAAACAATAGGCAAATGGAAAAGACTCCATTAATCCAAGAAGTGCAATCCACTATGCCTGATTCACCAATGGTTGAAACAACCTCATCATTTGAATCCAGTGTTTCATCCCCATCTATGCCAAATTTGCCCCCAATTAAGGTCCGGGAAGATGGTCAAATGACTGCAAGATTCCACGATCAGATGCTGGGGTTAGATGAGCAGTTTTCAAATGCACAAAAGCTGGATAATGGTTACATTCATGTGGCTGCACAAGCAGCAACACCCCCTCTTCCTACTGTGATTGGCGGTGCAGCCGTTATGTCATCAGCTACTTTGGTGAATGCTGCACCGGCTACAGGGGAAAATCATGGCCGGGTTATCTCTGATGATGAAAAATCAGATCATAGTGCGCTCTCTGCACGCAGAAAACCTCCATTGCCATTACAGCCTATTCAGCGGAAAGTTGGAGATGGTTATAACTTGCCATCACCTGATTCAAAGCATGCTGGAGGTTACAACTTGCAATCACCTGATTCTGTAGCAAG TGATAGCAGCATTGCATCAGGTACATCTTTCTCGAAACACACGGTTTATCAAGATGCACCTCCAGCGACAGGTCGCGAAACCAGAGTGGCTCCTGCTGTAACTGACCCCAAAAATAATGTTATGGACTATAACTCTCAAATTCAGATGCAGCAGCAAGTTCAGGATTCTGTAGCTATGCAAGTTCCACAGCaaaatcaacagcagcagcagcagcagcagtttgTTCCTGCTAACGCACATTACATCCAACATACTGCAACAGGTCCAGTGGCTTACTATCAAATGTATGCACCCCCAACCCAGCAACCACTTCATCAACAAATGGATCAGCAATATCAAATGTATTATGTGCCAGTACCTCAGACTCAGCCGTATAGTATGACAGTGCAATCTAATATAGCTGATGCTAATGCTGCTACAGCTTCAAGCCAGCAACAAACACCACCAAATCCAACAACGCTTTCACCCTCAGCAATGTTTAAAGAAGCACTCCCACCGATTTATCCAGCAAGGACAGTCCAGTCCACTAAGCCTGAAATGCCTGCCAATGTATACAGAACAGCGACCCAGGCGAATCCAACAGTAGTTCAAGTTCCCCAAAGTCAATTTCATCAGCAGTATTACGGTGTTCCCCAGGTTCCTTCTCCATCACAGCAAATGGCTGCTGTTTCTAACGGCGCTGCTAATTTCGGCTATGAATATTCTCACCCTATGCATGAGCAGGTGTACTATACCCAACAAACAGCTCCACCACTTCCTTCTCAGTACCAAACTATGACCCCTACCACCGCAGTTTTATTATCAGCACAGATAGCAGCAGAGAATACCACAGCTCAGAACAGAAATTCATAG
- the LOC132633218 gene encoding uncharacterized protein LOC132633218 codes for MFTAINSHSQLSLNCRYFQTQFSVPKSRYFKISNCLSLNKPNNKTTNASTDNLRIILAAGGTGGHIYPAIAIADDLKTLDPKAQLLFIGRQNGMESTSVPAAGYPFDPIAAAPLTRPVYSLYNLFILPYVLTKSLVKSFQILNEFKPHIVIGTGGFVSFPICLAAGLRGIKLAIQEQNSVPGIANRVLSLFAYKVFVASNSTVDCFWQKSKCVVCGNPVRLSLRQYASKAVGRRHFFSNAVVGKGDGKVVLILGGSLGANALNVAVLHLYSEMLNEREDLFLIWQTGVLAYDEMESLVKFHPRLYIAPFLHSMDLAYAAADLIVSRAGAMTCSEILAAGKPCILVPSPNVAEGHQFHNACLMADLAGSRIIAEDELDSLTLKSSIEEILDNEGLMTEMSERALKTAKPDASVEIAKHVLSLVNLSSTQG; via the exons ATGTTCACGGCCATTAATTCACACTCCCAACTTTCTCTCAACTGTCGCTACTTTCAAACCCAATTCTCCGTTCCCAAATCAAG GTATTTCAAGATCAGTAACTGTTTATCTCTCAACAAACCCAACAACAAAACCACAAATGCATCAACTGACAATCTTCGAATCATATTGGCAGCAGGTGGGACAGGTGGTCATATATACCCCGCAATCGCCATTGCTGATGATCTCAAAACCCTTGACCCGAAAGCCCAATTACTCTTTATTGGCCGTCAAAACGGAATGGAAAGCACTTCAGTACCAGCAGCTGGGTACCCATTTGACCCGATAGCTGCCGCTCCATTGACCCGACCCGTTTACTCTCTTTACAACTTATTCATCCTCCCTTATGTGTTAACCAAATCCCTAGTTAAAAGTTTCCAAATACTTAACGAATTTAAACCACATATAGTTATTGGAACTGGTGGGTTTGTTTCATTTCCAATTTGCTTAGCTGCAGGCTTACGTGGCATTAAACTTGCAATCCAAGAACAGAATTCAGTACCTGGAATTGCCAACCGGGTGCTTTCTTTATTTGCTTATAAAGTGTTTGTTGCATCTAATTCTACTGTTGATTGCTTTTGGCAAAAGAGCAAATGTGTGGTGTGTGGAAATCCGGTTAGATTGTCGTTGAGACAATATGCGTCGAAGGCTGTGGGAAGACGTCATTTTTTTTCGAATGCTGTGGTAGGGAAGGGGGATGGTAAAGTCGTGTTGATTCTTGGAGGCTCTTTGGGTGCAAATGCACTTAATGTTGCTGTTTTGCATTTGTATTCTGAGATGTTGAACGAACGGGAAGACTTGTTTTTAATATGGCAGACTGGGGTTTTAGCGTATGATGAGATGGAGAGCCTCGTGAAATTCCATCCCCGATTATACATAGCCCC GTTCTTGCACTCGATGGATTTAGCCTATGCAGCTGCGGACCTTATTGTATCTAGAGCTGGAGCAATGACTTGCTCTGAAATCTTAGCTGCTGGGAAACCTTGTATTCTG GTACCTTCACCGAATGTGGCTGAAGGACATCAATTTCACAATGCTTGTCTAATGGCTGATTTAGCTGGTTCTAGGATTATAGCTGAAGATGAACTCGACTCTCTGACTCTTAAAAGTTCTATtgaagaaattttag ATAATGAGGGATTGATGACAGAGATGTCTGAGAGAGCTCTCAAGACTGCGAAGCCAGATGCATCTGTTGAAATTGCTAAACACGTTCTTTCTCTTGTAAACTTGTCGTCAACACAAGGATAA